The following are encoded in a window of Variovorax paradoxus genomic DNA:
- a CDS encoding SDR family oxidoreductase has protein sequence MSARTLTNKVAVIAGGGKNLGALIAHLLVDGGARGIAIHYNSDSSRAEAEQTAAALKAKGADTLLVQGDLAVVENNVRLFDQAVKHFGQVDLAINTAGVVIKKPILDITEADYDKSFDANAKAAFFFIQQAGRTMADGGSIVTLVSSLLAAYTPFYAIYPAAKAAVEHFTRAASKEFGERGISVNAVGPGPMDTPFFYGQESPEAVAYHSTAAALSKYSKKGLTDIEDIAPIVRFLVTEGWWITGQTIFANGGYTTR, from the coding sequence ATGTCCGCACGCACGCTCACGAACAAGGTCGCCGTCATTGCCGGCGGTGGCAAGAACCTCGGTGCCCTCATCGCCCATCTGCTGGTCGACGGCGGCGCGCGCGGCATCGCCATCCACTACAACAGCGACAGCTCGCGCGCCGAGGCCGAGCAGACCGCCGCCGCGCTGAAGGCCAAGGGGGCAGACACGCTGCTGGTGCAGGGCGACCTCGCCGTGGTCGAGAACAACGTGAGGCTGTTCGACCAGGCCGTGAAGCACTTCGGGCAGGTCGACCTGGCGATCAACACGGCGGGCGTGGTGATCAAGAAGCCGATCCTGGACATCACCGAGGCCGACTACGACAAGAGCTTCGACGCCAATGCCAAAGCGGCCTTCTTCTTCATCCAGCAGGCCGGCCGCACGATGGCCGACGGCGGCAGCATCGTGACGCTGGTGAGCTCGCTGCTCGCGGCCTACACGCCGTTCTATGCGATCTACCCGGCGGCCAAGGCGGCGGTCGAGCACTTCACGCGCGCGGCCTCCAAGGAGTTCGGCGAGCGCGGCATCTCGGTGAATGCCGTCGGCCCGGGACCGATGGACACGCCGTTTTTCTACGGCCAGGAAAGCCCCGAGGCCGTGGCGTACCACAGCACCGCCGCCGCGCTCAGCAAGTACTCGAAGAAGGGCCTCACCGACATCGAGGACATCGCGCCCATCGTGCGCTTCCTGGTCACCGAGGGTTGGTGGATCACGGGCCAGACGATCTTCGCCAACGGCGGCTACACCACGCGCTGA
- a CDS encoding LysR family transcriptional regulator, whose amino-acid sequence MDRIELLQVFLRVAETGSFTRAADRLALPRATISTAIQQLEARLGSRLLHRTTRRVGLTPDGEVLLERARGLVADMEDMEQQFQPAHSSVSGRLKVDVPSRIARLLIAPALPDFFARHPAVELELGSSDRAVDLVLEGVDCALRVGPLASSSLVARPLGHFTLINCASPAYLAQHGTPRTPADLPQHFAINYASPTSGRAAPWEWRLRDGETQTLRLRSRVAANNAETYIACALAGLGLIQIPAYDVRAHLAAGELVEVLPDARAEPLPVHLVVPHRRNLSRRVQAFAGWLDTVLATSLDAPSPAGRGSRSP is encoded by the coding sequence ATGGACCGCATCGAACTCCTCCAGGTCTTCCTGCGCGTGGCCGAAACCGGCAGCTTCACGCGCGCCGCCGACCGGCTGGCGCTGCCACGCGCCACCATCTCGACCGCCATCCAGCAGCTTGAGGCCCGCCTGGGCTCGCGCCTGCTGCACCGCACCACGCGCCGCGTGGGGCTCACGCCCGACGGCGAGGTGCTGCTCGAACGGGCCCGCGGGCTGGTGGCCGACATGGAAGACATGGAGCAGCAGTTCCAGCCCGCGCACAGCAGCGTGAGCGGACGGCTCAAGGTCGATGTGCCCAGCCGCATCGCGCGCCTGCTGATCGCGCCGGCGCTGCCGGACTTCTTTGCACGCCACCCGGCGGTCGAACTGGAACTCGGTTCCAGCGACCGCGCGGTCGACCTCGTGCTGGAAGGCGTGGACTGCGCCCTGCGCGTCGGCCCGCTCGCCAGCAGCAGCCTCGTGGCCCGGCCGCTGGGGCATTTCACGCTTATCAACTGCGCGAGCCCGGCGTACCTTGCGCAGCACGGCACGCCGCGCACGCCGGCCGACCTGCCGCAGCACTTCGCGATCAACTACGCCTCGCCCACCAGTGGCCGCGCCGCGCCCTGGGAATGGCGGCTGCGCGACGGCGAGACCCAGACGTTGCGGCTGCGCAGCCGCGTGGCGGCGAACAACGCCGAGACCTACATCGCGTGTGCGTTGGCGGGGCTGGGGCTGATCCAGATTCCGGCCTACGACGTGCGCGCGCACCTGGCGGCCGGCGAGCTGGTCGAGGTGCTGCCCGACGCGCGTGCCGAGCCGCTGCCGGTGCACCTCGTGGTGCCGCACCGGCGCAATCTGTCGCGGCGCGTGCAGGCTTTCGCGGGCTGGCTTGACACGGTGCTGGCCACCTCGCTCGATGCGCCCTCTCCCGCTGGACGCGGGTCGCGCAGCCCCTGA